From Nicotiana tabacum cultivar K326 chromosome 15, ASM71507v2, whole genome shotgun sequence, the proteins below share one genomic window:
- the LOC107767053 gene encoding uncharacterized protein LOC107767053, which produces MNPLDSIVVKRIEEKEKVKKKSIIRQKTVSICCKGKGQFVPMKVEIQETSSKNSLLDRLTYLETRLFQLCLEIEAAKTSCSSNIQTPFTERSRNDTKKQTDWNSYPTFDYPKPPCKSQSQLCLNECESSQNKSHRMAQDLEQPSSMKKELHFGRSKSTKDGKNTSKNGKKNLKASWPHLRILGC; this is translated from the exons ATGAATCCCTTAGATTCTATTGTT GTGAAACGtattgaagaaaaagagaaggTGAAAAAGAAGAGCATAATTAGACAGAAAACAGTATCAATATGCTGCAAAGGAAAGGGGcaatttgtgccaatgaaagtgGAAATTCAAGAAACTTCATCTAAAAATTCACTCTTGGATCGTCTTACTTATCTCGAGACTCGACTTTTTCAG CTATGCCTGGAAATTGAAGCTGCAAAAACATCATGCTCTTCAAATATACAGACTCCATTTACAGAAAGATCCAGAAATGATACCAAGAAACAAACAGATTGGAATTCTTATCCAACTTTTGATTATCCAAAACCTCCCTGCAAGTCACAATCTCAACTCTGCCTCAACGAGTGTGAATCCTCACAG aacaAATCTCATAGGATGGCACAAGATTTGGAGCAACCATCTAGCATGAAGAAGGAGTTGCATTTTGGGAGAAGCAAAAGTACTAAGGATGGAAAAAATACAAGTAAAAATGGGAAGAAAAACTTAAAAGCAAGTTGGCCACATTTGAGGATCTTAGGTTGCTAA